One window from the genome of Candidatus Methylomirabilota bacterium encodes:
- a CDS encoding TauD/TfdA family dioxygenase: protein MEIRRLGPQIGVEILGVDVRALDDAGFGRIYRAWLDHNVAVVPGQTLEIDEFLAYSRRFGPVVPHPSKSTRHPERPEITLLGVNKFGPDGALDLTIYRRGAEGWHTDGAYDEEPFKATQLYALAVPSRGGDTHFASMYAAYEALPPRLKDRLEGHKGAFTYGGRKKATALLNEEDRDWTPVFHPIVRIHPETGRKGLYFDPGKILYIDGMERAESDALIDELTERMIQPEGQYTHRWRTGDVVIWDNRCSYHKAAGDYPPEEDRIHWRVSMKERT from the coding sequence ATGGAGATCCGCCGGCTCGGGCCGCAGATCGGCGTCGAGATCCTCGGCGTGGACGTGCGCGCGCTCGACGACGCGGGCTTTGGCCGCATCTACCGCGCCTGGCTCGATCACAACGTGGCGGTGGTGCCGGGCCAGACGCTCGAGATCGACGAGTTCCTCGCCTACAGCCGCCGCTTCGGCCCGGTGGTCCCGCACCCGTCGAAGAGCACGCGACATCCCGAGCGCCCGGAGATCACCCTGCTCGGGGTGAACAAGTTCGGGCCCGACGGCGCGCTCGACCTGACGATCTACCGACGCGGGGCCGAGGGCTGGCACACCGACGGCGCCTACGACGAGGAGCCCTTCAAGGCCACCCAGCTCTATGCCCTCGCGGTGCCGAGCCGCGGCGGCGACACCCACTTCGCCAGCATGTACGCCGCCTACGAGGCGCTGCCGCCGCGTCTGAAGGACCGGCTCGAGGGCCACAAGGGCGCCTTCACCTACGGCGGCCGGAAGAAGGCCACCGCGCTGCTGAACGAGGAGGACCGCGACTGGACGCCGGTCTTCCATCCCATCGTCCGCATCCATCCCGAGACCGGGCGCAAGGGCCTCTACTTCGACCCGGGCAAGATCCTCTATATAGACGGCATGGAGCGGGCGGAGAGCGACGCGTTGATCGACGAGCTGACCGAGCGCATGATCCAGCCCGAGGGGCAGTACACGCATCGGTGGCGGACGGGGGACGTCGTCATCTGGGACAATCGCTG